In one window of Photorhabdus laumondii subsp. laumondii DNA:
- a CDS encoding alpha-xenorhabdolysin family binary toxin subunit A produces the protein MLLNQSLEENKLPNSEVPAATLNILTGQVQGAARSAGIFTKEDLINIKLYVKNGLELPFTLPTVKEYIHYNDTNIEGLKPENIKTLFEEIHNHALSWSKVEDKVQQQSIDLENAGKQITQKGESIIKIIEKMPITDSIETLKNTYNNRKPTNEQLFKITYTDVDKKVAVGLKSILESMEKDVKGYRENSQQVKDAITDFKITLFGGTLSDGKTADGLLPQVDTKKKLMDDNNLSTTVKELQDEINEKKRDIEQLQKDYDQYVKLSLSGAISVIGVVITGSIFGPKAENARKQKNELIEKVKELQEQIKGASALQTALQNLSLHFLNIRSCMQDAEVALKHLDVMWSTMLEQINLSKKSFAEIDNASMLLMFEETFKQAISPWKEVQGSAEKLVKIFDEALAEYKKRSK, from the coding sequence ATGTTATTAAATCAATCTTTAGAAGAAAATAAATTACCTAACTCAGAAGTTCCCGCTGCCACTTTAAATATATTAACCGGCCAAGTGCAAGGAGCAGCCCGTTCAGCGGGAATCTTTACTAAAGAAGACCTCATTAATATCAAATTATATGTTAAAAATGGCTTGGAACTTCCTTTTACTTTGCCGACGGTAAAGGAATATATTCATTACAATGATACTAATATTGAGGGTTTGAAACCTGAAAATATTAAGACTTTATTTGAAGAAATTCATAACCATGCGCTTAGCTGGAGTAAGGTAGAAGATAAAGTCCAACAGCAGAGTATCGATCTGGAAAATGCAGGAAAACAAATTACCCAAAAGGGAGAGTCAATAATCAAAATCATTGAAAAAATGCCGATTACAGACAGTATAGAAACATTAAAAAACACATACAATAATCGCAAACCAACCAATGAGCAATTATTCAAAATAACTTATACCGATGTTGATAAAAAAGTAGCAGTCGGATTGAAAAGTATCCTAGAAAGCATGGAGAAAGATGTAAAAGGATATAGGGAGAATAGCCAGCAAGTTAAAGATGCAATAACCGACTTTAAAATCACACTGTTTGGTGGAACTTTATCAGATGGCAAAACAGCTGATGGATTACTGCCACAGGTTGATACCAAGAAAAAACTGATGGATGATAATAATCTTTCTACAACTGTCAAAGAGCTGCAAGATGAGATCAATGAGAAAAAAAGAGATATTGAGCAACTCCAAAAAGACTATGATCAATATGTTAAATTGTCATTGTCTGGCGCGATTAGTGTTATTGGCGTGGTGATTACCGGTAGTATTTTTGGTCCTAAAGCAGAAAATGCGCGTAAACAGAAAAATGAATTGATTGAGAAAGTCAAAGAGTTACAAGAGCAAATTAAAGGTGCAAGCGCATTACAAACGGCACTCCAAAATTTATCCTTACACTTCCTTAATATTCGTTCCTGTATGCAAGATGCAGAAGTTGCCCTAAAACACTTGGATGTCATGTGGAGTACAATGCTAGAGCAAATTAATCTCTCCAAAAAGTCGTTTGCTGAAATTGATAATGCATCGATGCTTTTAATGTTTGAGGAAACATTTAAACAAGCTATTAGCCCCTGGAAAGAAGTTCAAGGTTCTGCTGAAAAATTGGTTAAAATTTTTGATGAAGCATTGGCGGAATATAAAAAACGTTCTAAATAA
- the wrbA gene encoding NAD(P)H:quinone oxidoreductase, translated as MTKILVLYYSMYGHIEALASAVAEGAKKVADVEVTIKRVPETIPPEAFTKAGGKVDQSAPVASVQELVDYDAIIIGTPTRFGNMAGQMRNFLDQTGGLWAEGKLYGKVASVFTSTGVGGGQEMTITSTWTTLAHHGFIIVPIGYGIPEIGDISQMQGGTPYGASTIADGDGSRIPNENELKIARYQGEHVAKIAKKLKD; from the coding sequence ATGACAAAAATTCTTGTGCTTTATTATTCCATGTACGGTCATATTGAAGCGCTGGCATCCGCAGTGGCAGAAGGCGCTAAAAAAGTCGCTGACGTAGAAGTCACGATTAAACGCGTACCAGAAACCATTCCACCAGAAGCATTTACCAAAGCAGGTGGTAAAGTAGATCAATCTGCTCCGGTTGCATCCGTACAAGAGCTGGTTGATTATGATGCCATAATTATCGGCACCCCAACCCGCTTTGGTAATATGGCCGGCCAAATGAGAAACTTTCTAGATCAGACCGGTGGCCTGTGGGCCGAAGGTAAACTGTACGGCAAAGTCGCTAGCGTCTTCACTTCCACAGGCGTTGGTGGTGGTCAGGAGATGACGATTACTTCAACCTGGACAACGCTCGCTCACCACGGCTTTATTATTGTACCAATTGGTTACGGTATTCCTGAAATTGGCGATATTTCTCAGATGCAGGGAGGAACCCCCTACGGCGCCAGTACTATTGCTGACGGTGATGGTTCACGCATCCCCAACGAAAATGAATTGAAGATCGCCCGTTATCAAGGTGAGCATGTAGCAAAGATCGCTAAAAAACTGAAAGATTAA
- the cycA gene encoding D-serine/D-alanine/glycine transporter has product MAENIHTSLSTKTGETQLQRNLSNRHIQLIAIGGAIGTGLFMGSGKTISLAGPSIIFVYMIIGFMLFFVMRAMGELLLSNLNYKSFSDFSADLLGPWAGFFVGWTYWFCWVITGIADVVAITSYISYWQPDFPQWITSLLCVSLLLSLNLATVKLFGEMEFWFAMIKIVAIIALIATGAVLIGMHFQSPAGHTASLANIWNDGGFFPKGLSGFFAGFQIAIFAFVGIELVGTAAAETKDPMKSLPRAINAIPIRIITFYVLALIIIMSVTPWRSIIADKSPFVELFVLIGLPAAASIVNFVVLTSAASSANSGVFSTSRMLFGLAKEGDAPQQFSRLSRRSVPASGLIFTCLCLSCGVVLIYLIPDVMHVFTLVTTVSAILFMFIWSMILCSYLVYRKRRPALHKASTYKMPLGIIMSWVCLTFFAFVLILLTLRDDTRQALIITPVWFLILIIGFQIVKKRRTRLYS; this is encoded by the coding sequence ATGGCAGAAAATATACACACTTCGCTTTCCACTAAAACCGGGGAAACGCAGTTGCAACGCAATCTAAGCAACCGGCATATACAACTTATTGCTATTGGCGGTGCCATTGGCACGGGTCTGTTTATGGGATCAGGGAAAACAATCTCTCTCGCCGGACCATCGATCATATTCGTTTATATGATTATCGGTTTCATGCTGTTCTTCGTGATGCGCGCAATGGGAGAACTACTGCTTTCGAACCTGAATTATAAATCATTCAGTGATTTCTCCGCCGATTTGCTCGGTCCTTGGGCAGGTTTTTTCGTCGGCTGGACTTACTGGTTCTGTTGGGTCATTACCGGTATCGCCGATGTAGTCGCAATCACTTCCTATATCAGCTATTGGCAACCAGACTTTCCACAATGGATTACTTCCCTACTCTGTGTTTCACTACTGCTCTCCCTTAATTTGGCTACAGTGAAATTATTCGGGGAAATGGAATTCTGGTTCGCCATGATAAAGATCGTTGCCATTATCGCTTTAATCGCAACAGGTGCTGTTCTAATTGGCATGCATTTTCAATCTCCAGCCGGTCATACCGCTTCACTGGCAAATATATGGAATGATGGTGGATTCTTTCCCAAAGGGTTAAGCGGATTTTTTGCCGGATTTCAGATAGCTATATTTGCCTTTGTGGGCATTGAATTAGTCGGCACGGCAGCCGCAGAAACTAAAGATCCAATGAAATCGCTTCCCAGAGCTATTAATGCCATCCCGATTCGTATTATCACCTTCTACGTGCTGGCGCTGATAATTATTATGTCAGTCACACCGTGGCGTTCAATCATTGCAGACAAAAGCCCTTTTGTTGAGCTGTTTGTTCTAATCGGTTTACCCGCCGCCGCCAGTATCGTGAACTTTGTGGTATTAACCTCTGCCGCCTCTTCAGCCAACAGCGGAGTTTTCTCCACCAGCCGCATGCTATTTGGGTTAGCAAAAGAAGGTGATGCACCACAGCAATTCAGCCGCCTTTCACGCCGTTCTGTACCTGCATCGGGGTTAATCTTCACCTGTTTATGTTTATCCTGTGGTGTGGTGCTGATTTATTTAATTCCTGATGTTATGCATGTATTTACCCTAGTAACTACCGTTTCAGCCATTCTGTTTATGTTTATTTGGAGCATGATCCTATGCTCATATTTGGTTTACCGAAAACGTCGCCCGGCATTACATAAGGCTTCAACCTATAAAATGCCATTGGGTATTATCATGTCATGGGTCTGTCTGACATTTTTTGCATTTGTTCTGATCTTACTCACTTTACGGGATGATACCCGCCAGGCATTAATCATCACGCCTGTTTGGTTTCTGATCTTAATTATCGGTTTTCAAATTGTAAAAAAACGTAGAACACGTTTGTACAGCTAA
- a CDS encoding gp53-like domain-containing protein, whose protein sequence is MSQKNDFKAFSIDNNANVVSQERYEESLNLNTGFQPDNVPTHLLNKVLRQSSTISSVVANFIATQSNNDILDDGNITKLTTQLHKALEQKVTTAIPNASLTQKGVVQLTNVVGNDDTLAVTQKFAQNIINSLNENINGKVPNTRKVNGKVLSSDINLTAGDVGSYDKSESDEKYQPRGNYGSRNTASLRTTNGWWRCGDTGLIYQWGQSPEEIDETSNIYYFPIVFPSTCAIGVATPDHHKIEAGVISAYFKIMDNARFKLTLDQASNDQSAKVFWFAIGW, encoded by the coding sequence ATGAGCCAGAAAAATGATTTTAAGGCGTTTTCTATTGATAACAATGCTAATGTAGTGAGCCAAGAAAGATATGAAGAAAGTCTGAATTTGAATACCGGATTTCAACCAGATAATGTTCCCACTCACTTGTTAAATAAAGTATTACGCCAGTCTTCGACGATATCATCTGTGGTAGCTAATTTTATCGCAACACAATCTAACAATGATATTCTGGATGATGGAAATATAACTAAACTTACTACACAATTACATAAAGCATTAGAACAAAAAGTCACAACAGCAATACCAAATGCCTCATTAACCCAAAAAGGCGTTGTCCAGCTTACAAATGTTGTGGGTAATGATGATACATTAGCTGTTACGCAAAAATTTGCTCAGAATATCATAAATTCATTGAATGAAAATATTAATGGTAAAGTACCCAATACTCGTAAAGTCAATGGGAAGGTGTTATCCAGCGATATTAACCTAACTGCCGGGGATGTAGGAAGTTACGATAAATCAGAATCAGACGAGAAATACCAACCACGTGGTAATTATGGTAGTAGAAACACGGCTTCTTTAAGAACTACAAATGGTTGGTGGCGGTGTGGTGATACTGGGCTAATTTATCAATGGGGACAATCTCCTGAGGAAATTGATGAAACATCTAATATTTATTATTTCCCTATTGTATTTCCCTCTACTTGTGCTATCGGAGTAGCAACACCCGATCATCATAAGATAGAAGCTGGTGTCATTTCCGCATATTTTAAAATTATGGATAATGCGAGATTTAAATTAACTCTTGATCAAGCTTCAAATGATCAATCAGCTAAAGTTTTTTGGTTTGCTATTGGATGGTAA
- a CDS encoding Ail/Lom family outer membrane beta-barrel protein, with amino-acid sequence MQKLLLSCGVIFSVSAITLPAQAEQHTASIGYAYVKPQDVSALNGATLSYRYELDDQWGLLSSFTFAKGDEKETKYYTGEDLKYYSVMIGPTYRINDYISLYGQLGLSRINDKSTAHYSGGYIEKESTSKNTLGWGAGFIINPTTNTSITAGYEGSRFSIKDGNEKDHLSTNGFNITVGYRF; translated from the coding sequence ATGCAAAAATTGTTATTAAGCTGTGGAGTTATCTTTTCTGTATCTGCGATAACTTTACCTGCTCAAGCAGAACAACATACAGCTTCAATCGGATACGCCTACGTGAAACCACAAGATGTAAGTGCACTAAATGGTGCAACATTGAGTTATCGATATGAACTTGATGATCAATGGGGGCTATTATCATCATTTACCTTTGCTAAAGGAGATGAAAAAGAGACAAAATATTACACAGGGGAGGACTTGAAGTACTATTCTGTAATGATTGGCCCAACCTATAGAATTAATGACTACATTAGTTTATATGGGCAACTCGGGCTATCCAGAATAAATGATAAATCTACTGCCCACTATAGTGGTGGATATATCGAGAAGGAATCAACAAGCAAAAACACTTTAGGTTGGGGAGCGGGCTTTATTATCAACCCAACAACCAATACCTCAATTACTGCCGGTTATGAAGGTAGCCGTTTTAGTATTAAAGACGGAAACGAGAAAGATCATTTATCTACTAACGGTTTTAATATAACTGTCGGCTATCGTTTCTAA
- the dsdC gene encoding DNA-binding transcriptional regulator DsdC, giving the protein MYTDDNFMVVNKLLNGSQLSKLHTFEIAARHCSFVLAADELAITASAVSHRISSLEQELGFKLFQRFHRKIELTCEGKRLFWTIKSTLEHLNQEILEIKNQELSGNLTIYSRPTFTQCWLVPKLADFNQLYPSINLNILVGNENVNFRGYGIDLAIYFDDIISNELSHQYLMSEYITPVCSPQYAEKHDLMGNIDNLRYCTLLHDKQAWSYDSDTKEWNTWAEHFDITLEPSQKCIVFDRSDLAAVAAIHHAGVAMGRKNMIWEKIENNELVAPFPNTEVLCKQYYYTCTLPQQQNEKVNAFIQWLKSTIDE; this is encoded by the coding sequence ATGTACACAGATGATAATTTCATGGTTGTAAATAAGTTACTCAATGGAAGCCAGTTATCAAAGCTGCATACATTTGAGATAGCCGCTCGCCACTGCTCTTTTGTTCTGGCTGCTGACGAATTAGCTATCACTGCCAGTGCGGTCAGCCATCGAATCAGTTCTCTGGAACAAGAGTTAGGATTCAAACTTTTCCAGCGTTTTCACAGAAAAATTGAATTAACTTGTGAAGGAAAGCGTTTATTTTGGACAATTAAATCAACGCTGGAACACCTAAATCAGGAAATTCTGGAAATAAAAAATCAGGAGTTATCGGGTAACCTGACTATTTACTCCCGCCCGACCTTTACCCAATGCTGGTTAGTGCCTAAATTAGCTGATTTTAATCAGCTATACCCATCCATTAACCTGAACATCTTAGTCGGTAATGAAAATGTGAATTTCCGCGGTTATGGTATCGATCTTGCGATCTATTTTGATGATATTATATCCAATGAATTATCACATCAATATCTGATGAGTGAGTATATTACCCCGGTCTGTAGCCCGCAGTATGCTGAAAAACATGATCTAATGGGAAATATTGACAATCTACGATACTGCACACTATTGCATGATAAACAAGCATGGAGTTACGACTCTGATACCAAAGAGTGGAATACTTGGGCAGAACACTTTGACATTACACTGGAGCCATCACAAAAGTGTATTGTCTTCGATCGTTCCGATTTAGCTGCCGTTGCTGCAATACACCATGCAGGTGTTGCAATGGGAAGAAAAAATATGATTTGGGAAAAAATTGAAAACAATGAATTAGTCGCCCCCTTTCCCAACACTGAAGTATTATGTAAACAATATTACTATACCTGTACCCTGCCTCAACAACAGAATGAGAAAGTCAATGCCTTTATCCAATGGCTAAAATCAACTATAGACGAATAA
- the dsdX gene encoding D-serine transporter DsdX, protein MDSQPWVIGTLLTSIALIVFTIIKLKIHPFLALLLASFYVGALMGMNPVEMVNAIQGGIGDTLGFLAVVIGLGTILGKMMEISGAAERIGITLQKCRWLSPDIIMVLIGLVCGITLFVEVGVVLLIPLAFSIARKTNTSLLKLAIPLCTALMAVHCIIPPHPAALFVTNKLGADIGSVIVYGLIVGLFAALVGGPLFLKFLGSRLPFKSVPAEFSEIAVRQEEDLPSLGMTLFTVLLPIGLMLTKTAAELNMEKGTTFYTVLEFIGNPITAMFIAAFVAYYTLGIKQNMGMSTLLTKTEDCFSSIANILLIIGAGGAFNSILKVSGLSDTLAVILSSLDMHPILLSWLVAIILHAAVGSATVAMMGATAIVSPMLPLYPDISPEIITLAIGSGAIGCTIVTDSLFWLVKQYCGTTLSETFKYYTTATFIASVVALVGTFLLSTIV, encoded by the coding sequence GTGGATTCACAACCTTGGGTGATTGGTACGTTACTCACAAGTATTGCGTTAATTGTATTTACGATAATTAAATTAAAAATTCACCCTTTTCTTGCTCTATTGTTAGCCAGTTTTTATGTCGGTGCCTTAATGGGAATGAACCCTGTTGAAATGGTGAACGCCATTCAAGGGGGAATCGGAGATACGCTAGGTTTTTTAGCCGTAGTGATTGGTCTGGGGACCATTCTTGGTAAGATGATGGAGATATCCGGCGCGGCAGAGCGGATTGGTATCACATTGCAAAAATGCCGATGGCTATCACCTGATATCATTATGGTACTGATTGGTTTGGTTTGTGGTATTACGCTGTTTGTTGAAGTCGGGGTGGTATTGTTAATTCCATTGGCATTTTCTATTGCCAGGAAAACCAATACATCATTGCTGAAATTAGCGATCCCATTATGTACAGCGTTGATGGCGGTTCACTGTATTATTCCTCCGCACCCGGCTGCATTATTTGTGACGAATAAACTGGGTGCGGATATTGGCTCGGTGATTGTTTATGGGTTGATAGTTGGCCTGTTTGCCGCTTTGGTGGGGGGGCCATTATTTCTGAAATTTCTCGGTAGCCGTCTGCCTTTTAAATCGGTTCCGGCTGAATTTTCTGAAATTGCAGTTCGTCAAGAAGAGGATTTACCCTCTTTAGGCATGACATTGTTTACTGTGTTATTGCCAATTGGGTTAATGTTGACTAAAACGGCTGCTGAATTAAATATGGAAAAAGGTACCACGTTTTATACGGTGCTGGAATTTATTGGTAATCCTATTACAGCCATGTTCATTGCCGCGTTTGTTGCCTATTACACCTTGGGCATTAAGCAAAATATGGGAATGAGTACACTGTTGACGAAGACGGAAGATTGTTTCTCTTCTATCGCCAATATTTTATTAATTATCGGCGCGGGCGGGGCATTTAATAGTATTTTAAAAGTCAGTGGCCTTAGTGATACGTTGGCCGTTATTTTGTCGAGTCTGGATATGCACCCAATTCTTTTGTCTTGGTTGGTTGCCATTATTTTGCATGCGGCGGTTGGTTCAGCAACGGTCGCAATGATGGGGGCAACAGCGATTGTTTCGCCTATGTTGCCGTTATATCCAGATATTAGCCCTGAAATCATTACATTGGCGATTGGTTCTGGTGCTATCGGCTGTACTATTGTGACGGATTCACTGTTTTGGTTGGTTAAGCAATATTGCGGAACAACGCTCAGTGAAACTTTTAAGTATTATACAACCGCAACATTTATTGCCTCTGTGGTTGCGTTGGTTGGGACGTTTCTTCTTTCTACCATCGTGTAG
- a CDS encoding D-serine ammonia-lyase gives MKRTEIQQLLNEYPLVKNLMELEEIFWFNPCNTTLKEGLPFVGLGADDVEDAEARLDRFASYLCKAFPETAVTHGIIESEIVAIPTMQKTLEQHYGVGITGRILLKKDSHLPISGSIKARGGIYEVLTHAEKLALQAGLLAENDDYSKLFSEELRRFFNQYSIAVGSTGNLGLSIGIASAKLGFNVSVHMSADAREWKKQKLRSHGVNVVEHELDYGVAVARGRKEAESAPNCFFIDDENSQTLFLGYSVAGGRVKAQFEQMNIVVDEDHPLFVYLPCGVGGGPGGVAFGLKLAFGDHVHCIFAEPTHSPSMLLGVYTGLHDNICVQDIGIDNITAADGLAVGRASGFVGRAMERLLDGFYTVQDQEMYNLLGLLDRDEGIRLEPSALVGMAGPARVSGNLDYLNNKNLSAEKMKQATHLVWATGGGMVPDDEMTKYLATAKI, from the coding sequence ATGAAACGTACTGAAATTCAACAATTACTAAATGAATATCCGTTAGTAAAAAATTTGATGGAATTAGAGGAAATCTTCTGGTTTAACCCTTGTAATACCACCTTGAAAGAGGGATTGCCTTTTGTCGGTTTGGGCGCTGATGATGTTGAGGATGCTGAAGCACGCTTGGATCGTTTTGCGTCTTATTTATGTAAAGCTTTTCCAGAAACAGCCGTCACACATGGCATTATTGAATCAGAAATAGTGGCTATACCTACGATGCAAAAAACACTGGAGCAACATTATGGTGTGGGTATCACAGGGAGAATTTTGCTTAAAAAAGATAGCCATTTGCCCATTTCCGGTTCGATTAAAGCCCGTGGTGGAATTTATGAAGTGTTAACTCACGCGGAAAAACTGGCATTACAAGCGGGGTTGCTTGCTGAAAACGATGATTACAGCAAACTGTTTTCAGAAGAGCTTAGACGGTTCTTTAATCAATACAGCATTGCTGTAGGTTCTACCGGCAATTTGGGGCTTTCCATAGGTATTGCCAGTGCAAAATTAGGCTTTAATGTCAGCGTGCATATGTCCGCCGATGCTCGTGAATGGAAGAAGCAAAAGCTACGTTCACATGGGGTCAATGTCGTGGAGCATGAGCTAGATTATGGGGTAGCCGTGGCCCGAGGGCGTAAAGAAGCCGAATCTGCTCCTAACTGTTTCTTTATTGACGATGAAAACTCCCAAACGTTGTTTCTGGGATACTCTGTCGCAGGTGGACGGGTAAAGGCGCAGTTTGAGCAGATGAATATTGTGGTTGATGAAGATCACCCACTCTTCGTTTATTTGCCGTGTGGCGTCGGTGGCGGTCCGGGGGGGGTTGCATTTGGATTGAAACTGGCTTTTGGTGATCATGTGCACTGCATTTTTGCTGAACCGACCCATTCTCCCAGTATGTTGTTGGGGGTATATACTGGTTTGCATGACAATATTTGCGTGCAGGATATCGGGATCGACAATATCACTGCTGCTGATGGTCTTGCGGTAGGCAGGGCTTCCGGCTTTGTTGGGCGTGCGATGGAACGTTTGCTGGATGGATTTTATACTGTTCAAGATCAGGAAATGTATAACCTGTTGGGCTTACTGGATCGTGATGAAGGTATCCGGTTAGAGCCTTCGGCGCTAGTTGGGATGGCGGGCCCTGCTCGTGTGAGTGGAAACCTTGATTACCTGAACAATAAGAACCTTTCAGCAGAAAAGATGAAACAGGCTACGCATTTGGTCTGGGCAACCGGTGGTGGTATGGTACCCGATGATGAAATGACAAAATATTTGGCGACAGCCAAGATCTAA
- a CDS encoding phospholipase D: MNLLDGLQKKLDGYFNKTSEINYVKIFDTPQIWGLPFGKEIMPQAVKRAAEFEDAIVSILENMRYRCDISSLNAPDAEWRKVILSAIDSAFTKKINRKERTQIRFLFAQTPTSLLNGVNSYFEGTPEYLALKEDIIKLIQERRDHWECVPEIWIGRFYRIVDGLKVSLEKKVLPEEMFPEDDTRMTWNHTKIIAVDGIESFVGGHNLNMDLFKNYPPVHDVSVKVIGTASLSSQLFLNNMWVADTDLLTKEFFDIDKNRWVNANGIVGKPEDPLKKEYVTEYIDRKKEESLKNPPKDPEYKKTSRILSVGKYWSGPDMRTDYKKGSEIMKEFIIKNAKKKIRMSQQDLVSAWKKQWRDHHVCRWLIEALLANPELEVQIVVSPLDAAAGAAGDQYSFGSGAKRTFEIFKYYLTHDEHTDKKLEDPDGIRQAALKRIEVAPFFFTDKVPEDLLIEGTTYRWPTPDENSYTATLKEPSLSERPPQIGAIGRPFRSLIKASGPVYPKVPPAPGNHAKVTIIDDELYVVGSDNLYPGYLSEFNYLIEGEDAVKAFIESYWEPLWKYSGTHSFNYKNT; the protein is encoded by the coding sequence ATGAATTTATTGGATGGTTTACAAAAAAAACTGGACGGTTACTTTAATAAAACAAGTGAAATCAACTATGTAAAAATATTTGATACTCCCCAAATATGGGGGCTTCCTTTTGGAAAAGAGATAATGCCACAGGCGGTTAAAAGAGCAGCGGAATTTGAAGATGCTATTGTAAGCATTCTGGAAAACATGCGTTATCGCTGTGATATTTCCTCTTTAAATGCCCCGGATGCAGAGTGGAGAAAAGTTATCCTATCAGCTATTGATAGCGCATTTACCAAAAAAATAAACAGGAAGGAGAGAACTCAGATAAGGTTCTTATTCGCTCAAACACCGACATCTTTGTTAAACGGTGTAAATTCATACTTTGAAGGTACCCCTGAATATCTGGCATTGAAGGAGGATATTATTAAATTAATTCAAGAAAGGAGAGATCATTGGGAGTGTGTACCTGAAATATGGATTGGTCGGTTTTACCGGATAGTAGACGGACTTAAAGTATCATTAGAGAAGAAAGTACTGCCAGAGGAAATGTTTCCAGAAGATGATACCAGAATGACATGGAATCATACAAAAATTATCGCAGTTGATGGAATTGAGTCATTTGTCGGCGGCCATAATTTAAATATGGATCTGTTTAAAAATTACCCTCCAGTTCATGATGTCTCTGTTAAAGTTATAGGAACGGCATCATTAAGCTCACAATTATTTTTAAATAACATGTGGGTGGCTGATACAGACCTCTTAACAAAAGAATTCTTTGATATAGATAAAAATAGATGGGTTAATGCAAATGGTATTGTGGGAAAGCCGGAAGATCCATTAAAAAAAGAGTACGTTACTGAATATATCGATAGAAAAAAAGAAGAGAGCCTAAAAAATCCACCTAAAGACCCAGAATATAAGAAAACAAGCAGGATATTATCCGTAGGTAAATATTGGTCTGGACCTGATATGCGAACGGATTATAAAAAAGGCTCTGAAATAATGAAAGAGTTTATAATAAAGAATGCAAAGAAAAAAATCCGCATGTCCCAACAGGATCTTGTCAGTGCATGGAAAAAACAATGGCGAGATCATCATGTGTGCCGATGGTTGATCGAAGCATTACTTGCCAACCCCGAACTGGAAGTTCAAATTGTTGTATCGCCACTTGATGCAGCAGCCGGTGCTGCTGGTGATCAATATTCTTTTGGTTCTGGAGCCAAAAGAACGTTTGAAATATTTAAATACTATTTGACACATGATGAGCATACCGATAAGAAGCTGGAAGATCCGGATGGAATCAGGCAAGCCGCACTGAAAAGAATAGAGGTTGCCCCTTTTTTCTTTACAGACAAAGTACCTGAAGATCTTTTGATTGAAGGGACGACATACAGATGGCCAACCCCGGATGAAAATTCTTATACTGCTACGCTAAAAGAACCGTCTCTTTCTGAAAGACCTCCACAGATAGGTGCTATAGGACGCCCATTCCGATCCTTAATTAAAGCAAGTGGTCCGGTATATCCCAAAGTTCCCCCTGCTCCTGGGAATCATGCAAAAGTAACAATAATTGATGATGAACTCTACGTGGTTGGTTCTGATAATCTCTATCCGGGGTATCTTTCGGAGTTCAATTATCTTATTGAGGGAGAAGACGCGGTGAAAGCTTTTATAGAATCCTACTGGGAACCGTTGTGGAAATATTCAGGAACACATTCATTTAATTACAAAAATACTTGA
- a CDS encoding TA system antitoxin ParD family protein, which yields MAISIRLDDDFVNDVKIHAEASSRSVPKQIEHWAKIGRIAEDNPDLPYSFILDSLLAKSEVNSGKVSRYVRRTKRSKD from the coding sequence ATGGCTATCAGTATACGTTTGGATGATGATTTCGTGAATGATGTAAAAATTCATGCAGAAGCTTCAAGCAGAAGTGTACCTAAGCAAATCGAGCATTGGGCTAAGATTGGCCGCATTGCGGAGGATAACCCTGATTTGCCGTACTCTTTTATCCTTGATTCTTTACTGGCAAAAAGCGAAGTCAATAGCGGTAAGGTGTCGCGTTATGTCAGAAGGACAAAAAGATCCAAAGATTGA
- a CDS encoding type II toxin-antitoxin system RelE/ParE family toxin: protein MSEGQKDPKIDVYETRRFSKALSRLSEDLLRIVEDEIDRIIDNPEIGEQKKGDLSFLRVHNFQLNNQLTLLGYCWVEGKIELYLLNFGSHENFYQEQKRHRKADLKLIG, encoded by the coding sequence ATGTCAGAAGGACAAAAAGATCCAAAGATTGATGTTTATGAAACAAGACGTTTTTCTAAGGCATTATCCAGGTTATCTGAGGATCTTCTTAGGATAGTAGAAGATGAGATTGATAGAATAATTGATAACCCTGAAATTGGTGAGCAGAAGAAAGGTGATTTAAGTTTCCTTCGAGTTCATAACTTTCAGTTAAATAACCAGTTAACATTGCTTGGTTATTGTTGGGTTGAAGGGAAAATAGAGTTATACCTGCTGAACTTTGGCTCTCATGAAAATTTTTATCAGGAACAAAAGCGACACAGAAAAGCGGATTTAAAACTCATTGGATAG